The following coding sequences are from one Salvia hispanica cultivar TCC Black 2014 chromosome 3, UniMelb_Shisp_WGS_1.0, whole genome shotgun sequence window:
- the LOC125212234 gene encoding BTB/POZ domain-containing protein NPY1-like — protein MKYMKLGSKPDTFQAEGNCVRYVPSELDTDVIISVGDVKFLLHKFPLLAKSNKLRKLVSGVSEESPDEIRLADFPGGPNAFEICAKFCYGVTVTLNPYNVVAARCAAEYLEMSEDFDRGNLILKIDIFLNSSVLRNWKDSIIVLQTSKSLLPWSENLKIVGRCIDSIASKTSVDPSLVTWSYTYNRRLATSDQIIRSGLKLSEKMESVPRDWWIEDICELDIDLYKRVMLAIKSKGRMDGGMIGKALKAYAMRWLPDSVDAVVSEVHINRNKSLVETIICLLTSDKGISCACSFLLKLLKVAILIEADDSSREELIKNISSKLDDASVSDLLILARPPQSTIYDIELVQRLVDLFVENEMSKKDKTMTEKNGSDFVLGHGSWLKVGKIIDSYLAAVACDVNLTASSFIKLSKSVPEMARPIHNGLYGAIDIFLKEHSGITKSEKKSLCGLMDVKKLTTDATMHAAQNEQLPLRVVVQVLFFEQARTAVANHAFSNSDELQTVPTNCKSLSKQMDELKVKEEESVKNGKLIKRGSKNRGSGAQLLPSRSRRIFGRLWIAGKGLPNGDNKSPETSGSSQSPTSMIRGETKSSGLSKRHRRHSIS, from the exons ATGAAGTATATGAAGCTGGGGTCCAAACCAGATACTTTTCAAGCTGAAGGGAACTGTGTGAG GTACGTGCCATCTGAATTGGACACCGATGTCATCATAAGTGTTGGAGATGTGAAGTTCCTTCTCCATAAG TTTCCTCTCCTGGCCAAGAGCAATAAGTTACGAAAGCTGGTATCAGGAGTGAGCGAGGAAAGTCCTGATGAAATCCGCTTGGCTGATTTCCCCGGAGGACCTAATGCATTCGAAATATGTGCTAAATTCTGTTATGGCGTGACAGTGACTCTCAACCCCTACAACGTTGTGGCTGCACGCTGTGCAGCAGAGTATCTTGAAATGTCTGAGGATTTCGACAGAGGAAACCTGATCCTAAAGATCGACATATTCCTCAACTCCAGTGTTCTACGCAACTGGAAAGATTCCATCATCGTCCTACAGACCTCCAAGTCTCTCCTCCCATGGTCTGAGAATTTGAAGATAGTAGGTAGGTGCATTGATTCAATAGCATCCAAAACCTCCGTGGATCCTTCACTGGTCACCTGGTCCTACACGTACAACAGAAGACTGGCGACATCAGACCAAATAATCCGCAGTGGGCTGAAGTTATCCGAGAAGATGGAGTCTGTCCCTAGAGATTGGTGGATCGAAGATATCTGTGAGCTGGACATTGACCTGTACAAGAGAGTCATGCTCGCGATAAAATCCAAAGGTAGAATGGACGGAGGCATGATTGGGAAGGCATTGAAGGCTTATGCCATGAGATGGCTGCCAGATTCTGTCGATGCAGTGGTGTCTGAAGTTCATATCAACAGAAACAAATCTTTAGTCGAAACTATAATCTGCTTGCTTACTTCGGATAAAGGAATCAGCTGTGCCTGCAGTTTCTTACTGAAACTACTCAAAGTTGCTATTCTCATAGAAGCTGATGATTCATCAAGAGAAGAGCTGATAAAGAACATCAGTTCAAAACTAGACGATGCTTCAGTCAGTGATCTCTTGATCCTGGCAAGGCCTCCTCAGTCAACCATCTACGACATTGAGCTTGTTCAACGCCTTGTGGATTTGTTTGTGGAGAATGAGATGAGTAAGAAGGATAAGACGATGACTGAGAAGAATGGGAGTGATTTTGTTTTAGGGCATGGATCTTGGTTAAAAGTTGGGAAGATCATAGACAGTTATCTTGCAGCAGTTGCTTGTGACGTGAATCTCACCGCGTCCAGTTTCATCAAGCTGTCCAAGTCAGTTCCTGAGATGGCTAGACCGATTCACAACGGACTGTACGGTGCCATTGACATCTTTCTGAAG GAGCATAGTGGAATAACAAAATCTGAGAAGAAGAGCTTGTGTGGGCTAATGGACGTGAAGAAATTGACGACGGACGCCACCATGCACGCGGCTCAGAACGAGCAGCTACCACTACGCGTGGTGGTGCAAGTTCTGTTCTTCGAACAGGCAAGGACAGCAGTGGCTAATCACGCCTTCAGCAACAGCGATGAGCTGCAAACGGTGCCTACAAACTGCAAATCCCTGAGCAAACAGATGGATGAGCTGAAAGTgaaagaagaggaatcagTGAAAAATGGAAAGCTTATCAAAAGAGGTAGCAAGAACAGAGGATCTGGCGCCCAGCTGCTGCCATCACGTTCGAGGAGAATATTCGGAAGGCTGTGGATTGCGGGGAAAGGGCTGCCCAACGGTGATAACAAGAGCCCTGAAACTTCGGGGAGTTCTCAGAGCCCGACTTCTATGATCAGAGGAGAAACAAAGTCATCTGGCTTGTCAAAGAGGCATCGGAGGCACTCGATTTCGTGA
- the LOC125212979 gene encoding phospholipase D Z-like has protein sequence MRAFAEALSVCLCVLIIYDPALRVQSSSSDNTQCKAWLVQSIPSDMPHLAPVPGLLRTADVFRWMAGNSSRSLDIIAQYWQLIAHPDDPRSGDYGYSKDDMLRFGANEGYEVYRALDNAADRNISMRFLQHSGFYPDYTQEPSALAAGRPNVENVTLLLKDWWGSGIVHAKVWISDSRDAYIGSANNDWKSLTQVKEVGVYLAGCPRIVKKVGIYFENLWKLAHLNSSLYTKLVTDQQWQTVRKVPCWSYFLQPKDRCKSPLPKYVKIEHTLGYPSLSDPDRFHISIETPATNNSASQHQPSYLSFAPPELLFDKYQSDEQAWIDTIKSVGDGDTVRISTMDWLGQSAYMTQTVYWASLSSAISEVVYSKHATVKLLVSYWAHFLDNTDMYLKSLLYTNNLCSSSKYNDCHGKVEIKYYIVPGFNQTGPAKTSNGTATGNVYPGFTRVNHGKYAVSDVRGHIGTSNLVWDYFYADAGLSFGTYNLGIVSQLQQIFDADWDSPYAVPVEPLVSS, from the exons ATGAGAGCTTTTGCCGAAGCTTTATCTGTGTGCCTCTGTGTTTTGATTATATACGACCCCGCCTTAAGAGTTCAATCCTCTTCGTCTGATAACACGCAATGCAAAGCATGGCTGGTTCAATCCATCCCCAGCGACATGCCCCACCTAGCTCCTGTTCCCGGCCTTCTTCGTACCG CTGATGTATTCCGATGGATGGCTGGGAATTCGTCGAGGAGCCTTGACATAATTGCGCAATACTGGCAGTTGATAGCTCATCCGGACGATCCTCGTTCAGGGGACTATGGATATTCAAAAGATGACATGTTGAGATTTGGGGCTAACGAAGGATATGAAGTTTATCGAGCATTAGATAATGCAGCTGATCGCAACATTAGTATGAG ATTTTTACAGCACTCTGGATTCTATCCGGACTATACACAGGAACCATCCGCCCTCGCAGCAGGGAGACCAAATGTGGAGAATGTCACCTTGTTACTTAAGGACTGGTGGGGGTCTGGTATCGTCCACGCTAAGGTTTGGATATCGGATAGTCGAGACGCGTACATTGGATCAGCAAACAATGACTGGAAATCTCTCACTCAG GTGAAGGAAGTTGGGGTTTATCTTGCTGGCTGTCCAAGAATTGTGAAGAAGGTTGGGATTTACTTTGAAAACTTGTGGAAACTAGCCCATCTCAACTCTTCACTTTACACAAAACTTGTCACCGATCAGCAATGGCAGACCGTTAGAAAGGTTCCCTGCTGGTCGTATTTCCTCCAACCGAAAGATAGATGCAA ATCACCTCTTCCCAAATACGTGAAGATCGAACATACATTAGGCTATCCATCGCTTTCAGACCCTGACAGGTTCCACATTTCCATCGAAACTCCTGCAACAAACAATTCAGCATCACAGCATCAGCCCTCCTACCTGTCTTTCGCTCCACCAGAG CTATTGTTCGACAAGTATCAGTCAGACGAGCAGGCCTGGATCGACACCATCAAATCAGTCGGAGATGGAGACACTGTAAGAATAAGCACCATGGATTGGCTTGGTCAATCTGCATACATGACACAGACAGTGTATTGGGCTTCCCTGTCTTCAGCTATATCCGAG GTTGTTTACAGCAAACATGCCACCGTGAAGTTGCTGGTCTCGTACTGGGCTCATTTCCTTGACAACACAGACATGTACCTGAAGTCACTGCTCTACACGAACAACCTATGTTCGTCTTCCAAGTACAACGACTGCCATGGAAAAGTCGAGATCAAGTACTACATCGTTCCAGGTTTCAACCAGACCGGGCCTGCCAAGACCAGCAATGGTACGGCCACTGGGAACGTGTATCCGGGCTTCACAAGAGTGAACCACGGGAAGTATGCTGTGAGCGATGTACGAGGCCATATTGGGACGAGCAATCTCGTGTGGGACTACTTCTATGCAGATGCAGGGCTCAGTTTCGGAACCTATAACCTTGGCATTGTGTCTCAGCTGCAACAAATCTTTGATGCTGATTGGGATTCACCCTATGCAGTGCCTGTTGAGCCATTGGTGTCTTCTTAA
- the LOC125216244 gene encoding patatin-like protein 1: MALASSSSFRKVLPPANGRLITILSIDGGGIRGIIPAKILEFLESELQKLDGEDARIVDYFDVIAGTSTGGLMTTMLAAPDANNRPLYAAKDIAPFYVNNGPKIFPQPFGSFGSTVAQLGGPKYDGKYLHQLLRDGLGESRLHDTLTDVVIPTFDIKLMQPTIFSSYEVKNSPFMDALLSDICIGTSAAPTFFPAHHFTNSDASGQSRDFHLIDGAVAANNPTLVAIREAMKETMRNFPDYFPVRPLNFDKLLVISLGTGADKEEQKYTAEQAAKWGIFSWLVQGNSSPVIDIYNQSNKDMVDYFLQVVFQSLQSEDNYLRVQDESLTGSASSIDVTTKANLDELVRIGENLLGKPASRVNLQTGRSEPIPNGGTNQEALIKFARMLSDEQKIRRSSSQTAE, from the exons ATGGCATTggcatcatcatcttctttcaGAAAAGTACTCCCCCCAGCTAATGGAAGGCTAATTACAATTCTTAGCATCGACGGGGGCGGAATTCGCGGCATAATCCCTGCCAAGATTCTTGAGTTTCTCGAATCCGAGCTCCAG AAATTGGACGGTGAAGATGCTAGAATCGTCGactattttgatgttatagcCGGAACAAGCACAGGAGGGCTTATGACAACCATGTTGGCGGCACCAGATGCTAATAACAGACCGTTATACGCTGCTAAAGATATTGCTCCATTTTATGTGAACAATGGGCCTAAGATCTTTCCGCA GCCCTTTGGATCGTTTGGAAGCACGGTTGCTCAATTGGGAGGACCCAAATACGATGGGAAGTATTTACACCAATTGTTGAGAGATGGTTTAGGAGAGAGCCGGTTGCATGACACCTTAACCGACGTTGTCATCCCGACCTTCGACATTAAGTTAATGCAGCCAACTATCTTCTCCTCTTACGAG GTAAAGAATTCACCTTTCATGGATGCACTATTATCGGACATATGCATCGGCACCTCCGCCGCGCCAACCTTCTTTCCGGCCCATCATTTCACAAACTCCGACGCCTCCGGCCAGTCCCGGGATTTCCATCTCATCGATGGAGCTGTAGCTGCTAACAACCCG aCATTAGTAGCAATAAGAGAAGCCATGAAAGAAACGATGAGAAACTTCCCAGATTACTTCCCGGTTCGGCCGCTTAACTTCGACAAATTGCTAGTGATCTCACTGGGAACCGGCGCCGACAAGGAAGAGCAGAAATACACGGCGGAGCAGGCGGCAAAATGGGGCATCTTCAGCTGGCTGGTTCAGGGGAATTCCTCACCGGTGATCGACATTTACAACCAGTCAAATAAAGATATGGTCGACTACTTCTTACAAGTTGTTTTCCAGTCACTTCAATCCGAAGATAACTACCTCCGCGTTCAA GATGAGTCGCTGACGGGGTCGGCCTCTTCTATTGATGTTACGACGAAGGCGAATTTGGATGAGTTGGTGAGAATTGGGGAGAATTTGTTGGGCAAGCCAGCTTCTAGGGTTAATTTGCAAACCGGAAGGTCCGAGCCTATACCTAATGGAGGCACAAATCAGGAAGCTCTGATCAa GTTTGCAAGAATGTTATCTGATGAACAGAAGATCCGAAGGTCCAGCTCACAAACAGCAgaataa